The stretch of DNA TTTTGCTTTTGGCCGCCCACTCATACTCAAAAGCGTACACAGGCCGGAAGTACAAATCAATCGCTTCCACGTCCACCCGCTCTTCGTGGATCATCTGCGCCTGCACCGGCTTGACGGCTTCGCTCATCACCTGCCGCACCACCGCAGTAGCCCGGGCTTGGGGCGGAATCACCAGCACGCCCTCGGGCGCAAACCCGGCCAGGTCGGGAATCTCCTCAGCCGTGAATGTCAGATACTTGCCGAAATCAGCCTGGTTGCCCGACATGCCATCGAAGGTGCGCGTGAGGCGGCCTTCGTCAATGCAATGCTCAACGACGTCGAGGGCCACGCCCGGCCCGCCTTTGGTCTTCGGGTCAACCGCCACTTTTTGCCCCAGCACCGTCAGGCTCTTCACTTCCGGCCCGCCGACGTTCAGGGTGTAACTGCGGCCCCGGTCATAAACCGTGCGCGTGGCAATTGTCACTTGCCAGAACGGTTCGAGCCGATTCTCGGTGGAGAGCAGTTGAATCTCTTCCGGCTTGGGTCGTGAGAGCAGAGCGCCCACCATTCCGGCCACCAGATTGGTGCGCTTGTCGTCCACCCGCACCCGGGCTACCTCCAGCGTCGTCTGCGGAATGAGTCGAAAAGCGCGTTCGGATGCCAGGGAAATGTCCATAAGTCACCTACGAGTTCAACGCCGCCAGTCCGACAGACTTAAGTTCGTCATAGAACTCGCGGAAGTATTGGCAAGTATCATGAACTGGTTGGAACTGAAGGCACTGAAAAAGTGGCGTACCATCATTAATTTTGTGATAGTCGTCGCGATGGCGGCTCTTGAACAAAACTTCTATGCGTCTATGCGGCGGGTTATCGAAGTTCTTTGTTTCGGCATTCCGATCAGGTTTTATATTCGTGTCATTCAATCGTTTTGCTAAACAATCGCCTTCAGCCAGCAACCAGGCTTCGATCTCATGCACCGAGAGATGAGGTCGAAAGAAAGTTGGCTCGAAATCATCTTGGAGCCAGTTCTTGACTCTGGTGACTTTCTCAGATAGCTCATCGTCAAGATTGTGCTGAACGTGACTTATTCCATAGAGGTCAATCAAAGTAAAAACGGCAATGACTTCGGGCTTTCGGCGATACAGAGGAACGTATTCGAATACATCTTTCAGCTTGCCTTTCAGATTAATTGGAAGCAGGCCTACTGCTTTCAAGCCATCTGCCTCCCACTGCCTCGAGATGAAATGCTTGACTGCGATTTCTTCTGTGCGACCCTCACACAGGATGACAATATGTCGTCCCCCCTTGAGTTCTCGCCGTTTCACGGGCGTCCCCCAATATGCCCGGCTAACCACAAGTCGCCCAACGTGAACTTGTCAAGCCAACCTGCTAATTCTGTTTCAGTCAGGCGTGAAAGTGTCGTTCCCCCATCCTCTTTTTCGACAACGACAACATGTTCAGGTTTGACGTAAGAAACAAGTTGGGGAGAATGAGTTGCGACAATCACCTGAGTGCGAGTCGCCGCTGACTCTAGCAACTCGGCCACTAGTTCAATCCAATCTGGGTGCAGGCCAATTTCAGGCTCTTCAATACAAATCAGGGGCGGCGGGTTGGGTGTTTTTAGAATGGCAAGCAAACACAACAAGCGCAAAGTTCCATCTGAGAGAAGATTGGCTGAGAAGCCATAGTCTTTTTCAAACGGGCGTTCCCACCAGCGCAGGACAATTTTGCCGTCGCCACCTTCGGCGGGGAATGAAATATGGTGAAAACCCTCGTAAACGTTTTTCAAAGTCTCGCAAATTTCATCCCATATCACAGGGTAGTCGCTTTGGATCGTGTGAAGCACGGGTGTTAAATTGCTGCCATCGGGTAATAAGCGGATGCTGGAACGGGCAGTCTGAGAGCCTCGAACGGGCGCGTCGGCGTCTACCCTGAAGGGCTGATAAAACGTCCAGTTCTCAAAATGATTCAATAATTTATAAGGAATGGGATAGGCTGTATAGTCTTTAACCTGATAGATAGCCAGTTCATAGGTGCTTTGAAGCTCCTTTTGCTCTTCCTTCTTGCTAGACATATTACGGAACATAGCTTTATGTCCATCAGAGCGCATCAAGTCAAGAGGCACGGTCTTCGATGGAATGGAGGCTTGGGAAACCTGCTCGGATTTTACAGAGCCCACCCGGTGCAATACCAATTTATATTGAACGGGTGTAGTCTCATAGCTAATTCCTCTTTCGGAAGCGAAAGAAAATTCAAAGCTAAAAGAAAAAAGAGCACTTTTTCCGCCTCTGAAGGTTAGAATGTCATCTATAGGGAGGTTATTCTCGAATTGTCCAGCCGCCGCCTGTGCCATCAAATTGAAAACATCTAAAAAATTAGACTTACCACTACCATTCGGCCCGATCAGCACCGTCAAGCCAGGCATGTCCAACTCAACATGGCGCAAACTACGATAGTTTTCAATTTCAATTCGCGTCAACATCGTTTGCCTCTGCTTGGGATTTTACAGCGGTAATCCCACCGCTTCTTTCACCTCAGCCAACGTTTGCTCGGCCAGACCTTGCGCTCGCCTGGCTCCGTCGTGCAGAACGTCCCACACATGATCCGGGTTCCTGGCAAGCTCGGCCCGTTTCTCGCGAAACGGCTCGAGGTGGGCGTTGATATTCTTGGCCAGAATCTTCTTGCAGTCCACACAGCCAATGCCGGCCACGCGGCACTCGCGGTCAATCATCGGTAATTCGCGCGGCGCGGGCGAAAAGGTCTTGTGGAGAGTGAAGACGTTGCAGACCTCCGGGCGGCCGGGGTCGGTGCGGCGCTGGCGTTGCGGGTCAGTCACCATCGTCATCACTTTGGCCTGAGTCTCTTCGGGCGTGGCCGCCAACTCGATGTGGTTGTTCAGGCTCTTGCCCATCTTTTGCTGGCCGTCGGTGCCCAGTACTTTGGGATACTCGGTGTTCTTCATCTGCGGCTCGATCAGCACTTGCTTCCCGGTGCGGAAGTTGAAGGTGCGCACGACCTCGCGGGCAAACTCGATGTGTGACGCCTGATCAATGCCGACCGGAACCGTGTCGGCCTTGTACAGGGTGATGTCCGCCGTCATCAGCACCGGATAGCCGACGAGGCCGTAGTTGATGTTGTGAGGATGAAGCGCCACTTTCTCTTTGAACGTCGGCAGATCGGTGAGCTTGCCGAGCGGGGTGAACATGGACAGGATGGTGTGCAGTTCGGTCACCTGCGGCACGTGGCTCTGCACAAACATGATCGTCTCGTTCGGGCGGATACCGGCGGCCAGCCAGTCCAGGGCCATCTCGGCGGTGTTCTGCCGCAAGTCCTCAAACTCGTCCATCGTGGTCAGCGCGTGCAAATCTACAATGCAGTACACGCACTCGTAGTCATCCTGTAGAGCTACGTAGTTTTTGATCGCGCCCAAATAATTGCCTAAGTGCTGGCGGCCGGTGGGCCGCGCCCCCGAAAACACTCGTCCTTTTTTCATCGTTGAATCATCCGTTTCCTTCCGTTTTATCCGTTGTCAGTTTTTCCGCTACCAGCGCCGCAATCTCCCCCGGTTCAACGTGGCGATGCGTAGCAAGCTTGGAATAGATCAGTTCGCCATTCAGACTGACCTCGAACCGCCCTCCTTCTGACGGGACGATGCGCACCTCTGAAAGTTGCGGCTCGAATTTGGTCAGCAGTTCGCCCGCCAAACTGGCGGCGCGGGCCGTGTAGTGTCAAACCGCGCAGTAAACAATCTCAATGGTGTGCATGGGCAAAAGTATAACACGCCAGCCATGAGACGCGATATACTGACTCTATGTCTAATATTCTTTCCACCGCCACTTCCATTGCCCGTCGGGCCGGAGAAATTCTCAAAGAAAATAATGGCGACCGCCGCGTTGACTTCAAAGGCGAGATCGATCTCGTCACCGACTACGACCGCCGCTCCGAAGCCTTCATCGTCTCAGCCCTGGGTGAAGCTTTCCCCGACCACGCCCTGCGCGCTGAAGAAGGAAGCCGGGCCAACACCGGCGCCGATTACGAATGGCTGATTGACCCTCTCGACGGCACCACCAATTTTGCGCACGGACTGCCAATTTTCAGCGTCAGCATGGCGCTGTTGCATTGCGGTGAGCCAGTCGTCGGCGTGGTTTACGATCCGTCGCGTGACGAATGTTTCACCGCCGAGAAGGGCGGCGGGGCATTTCTCAACAGCCACAAGTTGCAGGTGTCGGCCACCCCGACGCTCGACGCGGCTCTGCTCGTCACCGGCTTCCCTTACGACATCCGCACTAATCCCTACGACAATCTTGCCCAGTTCAATCACTTTGCCGTGCGAGCGCGGGCTGTGCGCCGCCTGGGTTCGGCCGCATTGGATTTGGCTTATGTAGCCGCAGGCCGTTTGGATGGCTATTGGGAATTTCGCATGAAGCCGTGGGACATTGCCGCCGGGGCGCTGATGGTGCGCGAAGCCGGTGGACGGGTGACTGATCATAACAATCAGCCAACATTTGTGCCTGATGCCGCGCTCCTGGCCACGAACGGCCTGATTCACGACGCGATGTTGAGAGTATTGCGCGAAGGCGAGAATGCGCCGCGACCGTAAGTTGTGTTACTATTTCTGCCATGACCGACTATACAACCCTCCTTTACTCCCTCGCCGACGGCGTCGCTGAAATCACCTTCAACCGCCCCGAAGCCCTCAACGCCTTCAACGACCTGATGGCCGCCGAGTTTCAAGAGGCGCTCAAGAACGCCGAACGCGACTCGACCGTGCGGGCCTTGCTTATCACGGGCGCCGGCAAAGGCTTTTGCGCCGGGCAGGATTTGAGCGCAGTGCGCGAACGCCCTGGAGGTCTCTCGTTCCGCGAACACTTGCTTAAGACCTACAATCCGATTGTGGCGAAATTGCAGTCGCTTGAGAAGCCGGTAGTGGCCGCCATCAACGGGGCGGTGGTGGGCGCGGGCTTCGGCATCGCCCTCGCTTGCGACATTCGCTACGCCTCCGTGTCAGCCAAGTTTCGCATGGCCTTCATCGGCATTGGCCTCGCGCCAGACTCCGGCACGAGCTACTTCCTGCCGCGCCTGGTCGGCATGGGCCGCGCTCTCGAACTGGCTTACACCAACGAGCTGGTAGACGCCGCCACTGCCTTGCAACTGGGCCTCGTCAACAAAGTGTTCCCCGCCGACGCGCTGTTGAAAGAAGCTCAGGCCTTGGCCGCCAGACTGGCGGGTGGCCCAACCAAAAGTTACGGCCTCACCAAACGGGCCATGCTCCACGCCGCTGGCGGCACCCTCGACGATGCGCTCGACTACGAAGCGCACCTGCAAGACATTGCCGGCCGCACTGACGATCACAAAGAGGGCGTCGCCGCCTTCCTGGAAAAACGCCCGCCGCAGTTCAAAGGGAAATAAGAGAGGAACCGCCAAGACGCAAAGATCGCAAAGCCCCTTCCACGTTCCTGGCCTTTGCGCGCTTCGCGCCTTCGCGGTGAACTGAAATTGCAAACGATAGCGATTCTCGGCAGTGGCACGATGGGCGCTGGCATCGCGCAAGTCTGCGCCCTGCGCGACTTTGAGACGATCCTTTACGATATCAGTGACGAGATTGTCAGCGCCGCGCTGGAAAAGATTCAGGCCTCGATCCGCAAAGGCGTCGAACTTGGCAAGACTCCAGCCGGTGAAGCCGACTCAGCCCTTGCCCGCCTGAGGACGGCCACTCGCCTCTCCGATCTCGCCCCCGCCGATCTCATCATCGAAGCCGTCCCTGAAAAGCTTGATCTCAAACAGCACCTCTTCCACCAACTCGATTTCATTCTTGCCCCCTCGGCCCTGTTGGCCTCCAACACCTCCTCGCTTTCCATCACCGCCATTGCTGGAGCCACCAAACGCCCATCGCAAGTGCTCGGCCTGCACTTCTTCAACCCGCCGCTCCTCATGGCTCTGGTCGAAGTCGTGCGCGGCGACCAAACATCAGATAAGACTCTCAACGCCGGCATGGAATTCGCCCGCGCCCTCGGCAAGACACCGGTCGTGTGCAGTGATACGCCGGCCTTCATCGTCAACCGCGTCGCCCGGCCTTTCTATGGCGAAAGCTTGCGCTTGCTCGGCGAGCACGCGGCTGATGCGCCGACGATTGACAAGCTCATGAAGTCGCTCGGCTTTCGCATGGGGCCGTTTGAACTCATTGACCTCATCGGCCTCGACGTGAACTTCGCCGTCACCCAGTCGGTCTACAACGCCTTCTTCCACGACCCCAAATATCGCCCGCATCCCATCCAGCAAAAAATGGTGGACGCCGGACTGCTGGGGCGGAAGACGAAACGCGGATTCTACGAATATCCGTAGAAGGCTTCACCGCCAAGGCGCGAAGAACGCAAAGGAATTTAAGAAGTCTCTGTGAACCCCGTGCGCTTCACGTCTGTGGTGAAAACGTTTTTAACTGGGCGATGGCAAACATTGGCCGTCGCCCTTTTTCATCTCTTTGCTCTTGCCCTCACCGCCCGCCTCGCCCACTGGCCCTTTCTCGCCGTCACTGCCGCCCTCATCGCCGTCATTCTCCCTTTTACGTTTTACGTTTCACGTTTCTCTTCTTCGTCTCTTCATCTTGTCACCCTGTCGCCCCGTCTCCTTGTCTCCCTCTCTCCTCTTCTCTTCCTCTACACCGTCACCGCCCTCCGCCTCCTCCTCGCCCTCCTCGCCCGCGTTCTCTGCCCGGCGTGTTCAACTTCCCTCACGGTTCCTAAGCCGTTCGCTTCGTGGCTCTCGTTCGAGTGGGCGGCCATCTTTTCGCTCGTCGACCTCATCGCTCTGCAAGCCGCGCAAACCTTTCCAGCCAGCCACCATGCCCGCCTCTCTACCTTTGCTCTTACAACACTTGCTGTTCTCTGGATCATCGCCCTCTTTCCGCGCCTCATTCCGGCTGGCATCACCGGCGCTGATCCGTTTGCTTACGTTCAAATGGCCGTTGACCTGGCGACACGCGGCGCGCCGACTCACTCCTTTCCGTTAGCCGACCTTGCCGGACGCCTCAACATCCCTATCTACCCAACCCTCTTCGTCGGCTACACCATCCCAAACAACGGTGAAGCCGCCACCGTCTGGCCGCCCGGTTTCTCCGCCCTGCTCGCCCTCGCCTTCAAACTGTTCGGCGAGCTCGGCCTCTACCTCCTCAACCCGGCGCTCGCCTGCCTCTGCCTGTTTGCCACCTTCCTTCTCGCCCGTCGCATCTTCAACCTGCCAACGTTCTACGCCCTCCTCGCCTCGCTCCTCCTCCTCACCTCACAAGAGCAAACCGTTCGCCTCTCCATCCCTCTCGCCGACCTTGCGGTGCAACTGTTTACGACGCTTGCGATCATCATCGCCCTCAGAGATTGGAGATTGGACGCTTCGCGTGGAGATTTGAAATTGGGATTTTGGGCTTTGGGTCTTGGGATTTTCTCCGGCCTCGCCTTCGTCACCCGCTACACCCAGCTCCTCCTCGCCCCCGGTCTCCTTTTTCTTCTTGCAACTGACCAACGGAATACGCCACATCGAATACGCAAAACCATTATTCATTGTTCATTGTTCATTGTCTCGTTCCTTATCATTGCTTTGCCTGACTTCTACTACCGGGCACTCGCCTTCGGCTCGCCCTTCGCCTTCGCCTCAGGCGAACTCGCCCAATTCTCCGCCGCCGACGTTCTCCCCGTCACCCTCCGCCTCCTCGCCGAACTCACCGCCGATTTCAATCTCGCTGTGCCATTCATCCTCGTCGGCGCAATCTACCTCGCCAAAAATCGCCGCCTTGCTCTGGGCCTCGCCCTGGCACTCGGCCCCATCGTCCTCTTTCATCTGCCTTACCATTACCTCAAACTTCGCGACCTGCTTTTCCTCTTCCCAACCCTCTGTGCCCTCGCCGCCCTCGGCTTGCATCGCCTCGCCGCTTACGTTTCACGTTTCAAATTTGACGCTTCTCGCCAGACCTCATTCTTCATTGTTCATTGTTCATTGTTCATTCTCCTCGCCTTCCGCTGGAACGCCCAACTACCTCTTCTCAACGGCTTCTACACTTATGGCTTCCTCAGCGGCGAGCAACGCGCTCACCTCAACTCACTTGCCGACCTCACCCCGCCCAACGCCGTCATCGCCGGCTCGCTCAACACCGGCGCCGTCTCCCTTTATGCTGGCCGCCAAACCGTCCGGCCCGGCCATCTTTTGCAACCTGGCCGCACCTGGACAGACTCGGAGTGGCGAAGCTTTGTCGCCGCCCTGCACGCCGACGGTCGCCCCGTGTATCTGCTCATGGACAGCGAAGAGATGATCGATCCAGCAAATGCGCTCGTGTCCTGCTGTCGGCTGAGTCCTATTGCCGAACTCTACCTTCCGTATTACTATCGGAGTGGCGCGGCCACCAACGAAATCGTGCCGCTCTATCGCGTGGACTTCAAATGAATGTTTTGATTCAAGGGAACGCCGCCGAGTGTGAGACCTTCAGCCGACTCTATCAACAGGCCGGACACACGACTGACGCTTCTGCTCGCGTGGACATCGCCCTCGACCTTCACCTGGCCGATAAGGCCGCCAAGCAAGCCTGGCTCAAAGGGGCAACCGCCGATGTGATCCTCACCGCCGCCGTTCCCTGCTCGGCCACCGAAGCCGCCTCGTGGTCGCCGCACCCGGATCGAGTCGTCGGCATCTCGCCTATCTTCGGGAATATGATCGAGCTGGCCCCGGCCCTGCAAACGCCGCCCGATGCGCTCGAACGCGCCGAAGCCTTTCTTCGCTCGTTGAACCTTGAAGTGGTGCGCGTGGCCGACGGCCCCGGCCTGGTGCGCTTGCGTGTGTTGTGTTGCCTGATCAACGAAGCCGCCTCGGCCCTGGCCGAGGGCGTGGCCTCGTCGGCGAACATTGATACGGCTATGAAGCTTGGCGTGAACTATCCGCGTGGCTTGCTGGAGTGGGGTGACGCGCTCGGCCTCGAGGTGGTGCTGGCCGTCCTGCGCGCCCTGCAAGCCGACTACGGCGAAGATCGCTACCGGCCTTCACCGTTGCTGATTCGCAAAGCGTTAGCGGGTCAGAAGTTTTCGTAGAGCAAGCTGGCAACTTGCTCCACGAAGGAGAATGCAATGGATACCGTCGCTAAGAAAACTGTTTTGCGAATGTTCACCTACGGCCTGTTT from Chloroflexota bacterium encodes:
- a CDS encoding DUF4276 family protein, translating into MKRRELKGGRHIVILCEGRTEEIAVKHFISRQWEADGLKAVGLLPINLKGKLKDVFEYVPLYRRKPEVIAVFTLIDLYGISHVQHNLDDELSEKVTRVKNWLQDDFEPTFFRPHLSVHEIEAWLLAEGDCLAKRLNDTNIKPDRNAETKNFDNPPHRRIEVLFKSRHRDDYHKINDGTPLFQCLQFQPVHDTCQYFREFYDELKSVGLAALNS
- a CDS encoding AAA family ATPase; protein product: MLTRIEIENYRSLRHVELDMPGLTVLIGPNGSGKSNFLDVFNLMAQAAAGQFENNLPIDDILTFRGGKSALFSFSFEFSFASERGISYETTPVQYKLVLHRVGSVKSEQVSQASIPSKTVPLDLMRSDGHKAMFRNMSSKKEEQKELQSTYELAIYQVKDYTAYPIPYKLLNHFENWTFYQPFRVDADAPVRGSQTARSSIRLLPDGSNLTPVLHTIQSDYPVIWDEICETLKNVYEGFHHISFPAEGGDGKIVLRWWERPFEKDYGFSANLLSDGTLRLLCLLAILKTPNPPPLICIEEPEIGLHPDWIELVAELLESAATRTQVIVATHSPQLVSYVKPEHVVVVEKEDGGTTLSRLTETELAGWLDKFTLGDLWLAGHIGGRP
- the trpS gene encoding tryptophan--tRNA ligase gives rise to the protein MKKGRVFSGARPTGRQHLGNYLGAIKNYVALQDDYECVYCIVDLHALTTMDEFEDLRQNTAEMALDWLAAGIRPNETIMFVQSHVPQVTELHTILSMFTPLGKLTDLPTFKEKVALHPHNINYGLVGYPVLMTADITLYKADTVPVGIDQASHIEFAREVVRTFNFRTGKQVLIEPQMKNTEYPKVLGTDGQQKMGKSLNNHIELAATPEETQAKVMTMVTDPQRQRRTDPGRPEVCNVFTLHKTFSPAPRELPMIDRECRVAGIGCVDCKKILAKNINAHLEPFREKRAELARNPDHVWDVLHDGARRAQGLAEQTLAEVKEAVGLPL
- a CDS encoding SelT/SelW/SelH family protein; amino-acid sequence: MAGELLTKFEPQLSEVRIVPSEGGRFEVSLNGELIYSKLATHRHVEPGEIAALVAEKLTTDKTEGNG
- a CDS encoding inositol monophosphatase gives rise to the protein MSNILSTATSIARRAGEILKENNGDRRVDFKGEIDLVTDYDRRSEAFIVSALGEAFPDHALRAEEGSRANTGADYEWLIDPLDGTTNFAHGLPIFSVSMALLHCGEPVVGVVYDPSRDECFTAEKGGGAFLNSHKLQVSATPTLDAALLVTGFPYDIRTNPYDNLAQFNHFAVRARAVRRLGSAALDLAYVAAGRLDGYWEFRMKPWDIAAGALMVREAGGRVTDHNNQPTFVPDAALLATNGLIHDAMLRVLREGENAPRP
- a CDS encoding enoyl-CoA hydratase/isomerase family protein, producing the protein MTDYTTLLYSLADGVAEITFNRPEALNAFNDLMAAEFQEALKNAERDSTVRALLITGAGKGFCAGQDLSAVRERPGGLSFREHLLKTYNPIVAKLQSLEKPVVAAINGAVVGAGFGIALACDIRYASVSAKFRMAFIGIGLAPDSGTSYFLPRLVGMGRALELAYTNELVDAATALQLGLVNKVFPADALLKEAQALAARLAGGPTKSYGLTKRAMLHAAGGTLDDALDYEAHLQDIAGRTDDHKEGVAAFLEKRPPQFKGK
- a CDS encoding 3-hydroxybutyryl-CoA dehydrogenase gives rise to the protein MGAGIAQVCALRDFETILYDISDEIVSAALEKIQASIRKGVELGKTPAGEADSALARLRTATRLSDLAPADLIIEAVPEKLDLKQHLFHQLDFILAPSALLASNTSSLSITAIAGATKRPSQVLGLHFFNPPLLMALVEVVRGDQTSDKTLNAGMEFARALGKTPVVCSDTPAFIVNRVARPFYGESLRLLGEHAADAPTIDKLMKSLGFRMGPFELIDLIGLDVNFAVTQSVYNAFFHDPKYRPHPIQQKMVDAGLLGRKTKRGFYEYP
- a CDS encoding glycosyltransferase family 39 protein — protein: MAVALFHLFALALTARLAHWPFLAVTAALIAVILPFTFYVSRFSSSSLHLVTLSPRLLVSLSPLLFLYTVTALRLLLALLARVLCPACSTSLTVPKPFASWLSFEWAAIFSLVDLIALQAAQTFPASHHARLSTFALTTLAVLWIIALFPRLIPAGITGADPFAYVQMAVDLATRGAPTHSFPLADLAGRLNIPIYPTLFVGYTIPNNGEAATVWPPGFSALLALAFKLFGELGLYLLNPALACLCLFATFLLARRIFNLPTFYALLASLLLLTSQEQTVRLSIPLADLAVQLFTTLAIIIALRDWRLDASRGDLKLGFWALGLGIFSGLAFVTRYTQLLLAPGLLFLLATDQRNTPHRIRKTIIHCSLFIVSFLIIALPDFYYRALAFGSPFAFASGELAQFSAADVLPVTLRLLAELTADFNLAVPFILVGAIYLAKNRRLALGLALALGPIVLFHLPYHYLKLRDLLFLFPTLCALAALGLHRLAAYVSRFKFDASRQTSFFIVHCSLFILLAFRWNAQLPLLNGFYTYGFLSGEQRAHLNSLADLTPPNAVIAGSLNTGAVSLYAGRQTVRPGHLLQPGRTWTDSEWRSFVAALHADGRPVYLLMDSEEMIDPANALVSCCRLSPIAELYLPYYYRSGAATNEIVPLYRVDFK
- a CDS encoding 3-hydroxybutyryl-CoA dehydrogenase, with translation MNVLIQGNAAECETFSRLYQQAGHTTDASARVDIALDLHLADKAAKQAWLKGATADVILTAAVPCSATEAASWSPHPDRVVGISPIFGNMIELAPALQTPPDALERAEAFLRSLNLEVVRVADGPGLVRLRVLCCLINEAASALAEGVASSANIDTAMKLGVNYPRGLLEWGDALGLEVVLAVLRALQADYGEDRYRPSPLLIRKALAGQKFS